A section of the Candidatus Dependentiae bacterium genome encodes:
- the murA gene encoding UDP-N-acetylglucosamine 1-carboxyvinyltransferase, whose translation MSNAHIIVEQSLGLQGQADLVGAKNAVLVIIASLILTRGKSTLTNVPSSDDVLHMIALLQDLGAEVEFIPQSHVLHVDTTGIHKYKVKYDIMKKMRASILVMGPLLARFGKADVALPGGCVLGARPIDYHLKNFTKMGVTIDMQEHAISAYAAKIVPTKLVLDYPSVGATENLMMAATLTDGVTRIVNAALEPEVLDLVDVLRKMGAHINILPPATIEIIGVTSLHAVEHAIIHDRLEAGTLLLATAITGGEIYLPQASEATLEMVLMKLQEMGHSITVGEQGKGVRLKSCASPRAVSFKTAPYPGFPTDLQAPMMALQCLADGTSIIEETVFENRLLHVRELSKMGAQIKVEHNTAIVTGIEALYGTNVIATDIRASCSLVMAGMVAQGVTVMTGIHHWQRGYEALEKKLQALGANIRLNGADDAIVPDAHEMSRLKKAGISSQFLR comes from the coding sequence ATGTCAAACGCACATATCATTGTTGAGCAATCATTAGGATTACAAGGTCAAGCGGATTTAGTTGGCGCAAAAAATGCGGTACTCGTTATTATTGCTTCGTTAATTTTAACGCGTGGCAAATCTACGTTGACTAATGTTCCCTCGTCTGATGATGTGTTGCATATGATTGCGTTATTGCAAGATTTAGGCGCCGAAGTTGAATTTATACCTCAGTCCCATGTTTTGCACGTTGATACGACAGGTATTCATAAGTACAAAGTCAAATATGACATCATGAAAAAAATGCGGGCTTCCATTTTAGTAATGGGCCCACTATTAGCACGATTTGGCAAGGCAGATGTTGCTTTGCCGGGTGGCTGCGTGTTGGGTGCTCGTCCGATAGATTATCATCTGAAAAATTTTACTAAAATGGGCGTTACTATTGATATGCAAGAACACGCAATTTCTGCGTATGCAGCTAAAATAGTGCCTACCAAATTAGTGCTTGATTATCCGAGTGTGGGCGCAACTGAAAATTTGATGATGGCAGCTACACTAACCGACGGAGTAACGCGTATCGTTAATGCGGCGCTCGAACCGGAAGTGTTAGATTTAGTTGATGTTCTCCGCAAGATGGGTGCTCATATTAATATTTTGCCGCCTGCTACCATTGAAATTATTGGCGTGACGAGTCTGCATGCGGTTGAGCACGCTATCATTCACGATCGATTGGAAGCGGGCACCTTGTTGCTTGCGACCGCTATAACGGGCGGTGAAATTTATTTACCCCAAGCTTCAGAAGCCACGTTAGAAATGGTGTTGATGAAGCTGCAAGAGATGGGGCATAGCATCACGGTTGGAGAGCAAGGCAAGGGCGTTCGTCTGAAGTCTTGTGCTTCTCCACGCGCTGTGTCATTCAAAACAGCTCCCTATCCTGGATTTCCTACCGACTTGCAAGCCCCTATGATGGCGTTACAATGTTTGGCTGACGGGACCAGTATTATTGAAGAGACTGTGTTTGAAAATAGATTGCTTCACGTGCGTGAATTATCCAAAATGGGTGCTCAAATCAAGGTTGAGCATAATACCGCAATAGTCACGGGCATCGAAGCCTTGTATGGCACCAATGTCATTGCTACCGATATTCGTGCATCGTGCTCTTTGGTGATGGCGGGAATGGTTGCTCAAGGAGTAACGGTTATGACCGGCATTCATCATTGGCAACGAGGCTATGAAGCATTGGAAAAGAAATTGCAGGCATTAGGAGCAAACATCAGACTTAATGGCGCGGATGATGCTATTGTGCCCGATGCGCACGAAATGAGTCGCTTGAAAAAAGCTGGCATCTCTTCTCAATTTTTACGTTAA